The Desulfobulbaceae bacterium genome contains a region encoding:
- a CDS encoding cation:proton antiporter codes for MGIAADIIIIVVAALIGALIAQRLKQPLILGYIVAGVVVGPHTGGFTVGDIHEIELLAEIGVALLLFALGLEFSISELKPVRDIALFGTPIQILLTIGFGFFLGRHLGFSPTQALWFGALISLSSTMVTLKTLMSRGLVGTLSSRVMIGMLIIQDLAVIPMMIVLPQLSNPEAGLPILAVAIIKSIVFLALMFYLGRKLLPWLLAHVAQWNSRELFILSITAIGLGVGYATYLFGLSFALGAFVAGMVLSESDYGHQALSDITPLRDIFGLLFFTSVGMLLDPIYLFQNWVQVLSLCLAIAVFKGAIFSVLAMLFRYVNIVPIAVGLGLFQVGEFSFVLARLGLETKSINQEMYSLILAVSVLSMMLTPLASAMAAPLYKLKKRLFIHEQLQTENIPHSGLKEHVIIAGGGRVGQHIAQALSQLAIPFVIIEFNHQRMLECKAAKYPVIYGDISHSTVLELAKVDSAKLLLITTPEVTTSQSIVQQSHQHNPKLHIIARANGIDQTRALYESGIYMAVLPEMEAGLEIARQALLHLDIPVNVIQQYTDAVRQNLYSPIHQSQEGHELLTKLGNIRNMMEISWVTIPPGSPLANTNLGEAAVRTKTGASIVGIVHGKEFYSNPKVDYIFQSGDLVAVVGNTLERNAFNKLAGASEV; via the coding sequence GTGGGTATAGCTGCTGATATTATCATCATTGTGGTTGCCGCCCTGATTGGCGCGCTTATTGCCCAGCGGCTCAAGCAACCGTTGATTCTGGGTTATATCGTTGCTGGGGTAGTAGTGGGCCCACACACCGGCGGATTTACAGTTGGTGATATTCATGAGATCGAACTCCTAGCTGAAATAGGCGTGGCCCTTCTTCTCTTTGCTCTTGGGTTGGAGTTTTCTATCAGTGAGTTAAAGCCGGTTAGAGATATTGCCCTCTTTGGAACCCCGATACAAATTCTGCTCACTATCGGTTTTGGCTTTTTTCTTGGCAGACATTTAGGATTTTCTCCAACCCAGGCATTATGGTTTGGTGCCTTAATTTCACTTTCAAGCACCATGGTGACCCTGAAAACTCTTATGAGCAGAGGGCTTGTTGGCACCCTTTCCAGCCGGGTAATGATCGGCATGCTTATTATCCAGGATCTGGCCGTCATTCCGATGATGATTGTCCTCCCTCAACTAAGTAACCCAGAGGCCGGTCTGCCTATCTTGGCCGTCGCCATCATCAAATCTATAGTTTTTTTGGCCTTGATGTTTTATTTGGGCAGAAAGCTGCTCCCTTGGTTGCTGGCCCATGTCGCGCAGTGGAACTCTAGAGAGCTTTTCATTTTATCCATAACCGCCATAGGTTTAGGGGTAGGCTATGCCACATACCTTTTCGGGCTCTCTTTTGCTTTAGGCGCCTTTGTTGCCGGAATGGTTTTGAGCGAGTCTGATTATGGTCATCAGGCCCTGAGCGACATTACCCCCCTCAGAGATATTTTTGGTCTTTTGTTTTTCACATCGGTCGGTATGCTTCTCGACCCGATATATCTATTCCAAAACTGGGTACAGGTCCTCTCCCTCTGTTTAGCCATCGCTGTCTTCAAAGGTGCAATTTTCTCCGTGCTGGCGATGCTGTTCCGCTATGTCAATATTGTGCCAATCGCCGTCGGTCTCGGTTTGTTTCAGGTTGGTGAATTTTCCTTTGTGCTTGCCCGATTGGGTCTTGAAACTAAATCTATTAACCAGGAGATGTATTCTCTTATACTGGCCGTGTCGGTATTGAGCATGATGCTGACCCCTTTAGCGTCGGCAATGGCCGCCCCCCTTTACAAACTAAAGAAGCGCCTGTTTATACATGAGCAGTTGCAAACAGAGAATATCCCTCATTCCGGACTTAAGGAGCATGTTATCATTGCCGGTGGCGGACGAGTAGGACAACACATCGCCCAGGCCCTCTCGCAACTCGCTATCCCTTTTGTCATCATTGAGTTTAATCATCAACGAATGCTTGAATGCAAAGCGGCAAAATATCCGGTCATTTACGGTGATATAAGTCACTCAACTGTTCTTGAACTTGCCAAGGTGGATTCTGCCAAACTGCTACTGATTACCACCCCAGAGGTCACGACATCGCAATCCATTGTACAACAATCACATCAGCATAATCCCAAACTGCATATCATCGCCCGGGCTAATGGTATCGATCAAACTCGGGCATTATATGAAAGTGGAATATATATGGCTGTATTGCCTGAGATGGAAGCAGGGTTGGAAATTGCGCGGCAAGCGCTTCTTCATTTGGATATCCCGGTAAATGTTATTCAACAATATACTGACGCTGTTAGACAAAACCTGTATTCACCAATTCATCAATCTCAAGAAGGACATGAACTTTTAACAAAACTTGGCAACATAAGAAACATGATGGAAATCTCATGGGTAACTATTCCACCCGGAAGCCCCCTGGCTAATACTAATTTAGGGGAGGCCGCCGTTCGAACCAAAACGGGGGCGTCAATTGTGGGTATTGTCCATGGAAAAGAGTTTTATTCAAATCCTAAAGTTGATTATATCTTCCAAAGTGGTGACCTGGTTGCGGTGGTTGGCAATACATTAGAACGTAATGCATTTAATAAATTAGCGGGAGCTTCAGAGGTTTAA
- a CDS encoding SEC-C domain-containing protein, with amino-acid sequence MAKIGRNQPCPCGSGLKYKKCCLKDKPITTTAAPKQKISVTEEIKHLQELAVNRKESIKLIGVFIFVSTANGDGWLFELSEKDAVLVAKDGVTIDVDIEESDETIEINWSHQFVVSKGKVITTAYADQQEETHDNLPAAAIKDALLQMEKTFSSDLLNSIHLSDDKKE; translated from the coding sequence ATGGCTAAAATTGGACGCAATCAACCCTGCCCTTGTGGCAGCGGCTTAAAATATAAAAAATGCTGTTTAAAAGATAAACCGATAACAACTACTGCTGCTCCCAAACAAAAGATTTCGGTTACCGAAGAGATTAAGCATCTTCAAGAATTAGCTGTAAACCGGAAAGAGTCAATTAAACTAATTGGGGTTTTTATTTTTGTATCTACTGCCAACGGCGATGGTTGGCTCTTTGAGCTTTCAGAAAAAGATGCCGTACTTGTAGCAAAAGATGGCGTTACGATTGATGTGGATATTGAAGAATCAGACGAAACGATTGAGATAAACTGGTCGCATCAATTTGTTGTCAGCAAGGGTAAGGTCATCACCACCGCATACGCCGACCAACAAGAAGAAACACATGACAACTTGCCTGCTGCAGCAATTAAAGACGCCCTTCTACAGATGGAAAAAACCTTTTCCTCCGATCTCCTCAACAGTATTCATCTGAGTGATGACAAAAAAGAGTAA
- a CDS encoding penicillin-binding protein has translation MSEHNDHKSPEQPDNDLKKQAIKYKAFQHTFTSAEIDKGISEKVVLKKLKESQHLESSYENYLKNIENNPLKTAMFPWDSPARQFLYLFSSRLPSILRWSFICLLLLFFINFIPGPTQHIAEFIFARAFYDTAGIPRLPESLETYAHSAEIVDDNGSTIKSYGKRKVTQSIPPNVKMALLACEDHYLLPHPQNPWYINSFFIHAGVSWINLFGAVKDTLMGDKRGASTIIMQNAKKILGNENRTISNKLEEIIFSYILVAKFGKELNLDFYINTVPVGSNMYGFNSAAENYFKKDLAELNYQQLVTIGSFIPNHNRQLALYDIWKGKSFADLSPTRLFHAKSAIGKINMALNYLLSLKEISAEQHTSWLISDEESIRRIGFRDFRSPLYGEEEWTSWNVIREVTSRSYMVRGREISGTKLILDEKGDVVIETGVNIDLVEKIKDIINQFIEDKTFRQALERKNETLWKKDLELYEQKRILPPYNSFEEFMTYLYKNLNIGVIITNQKGRFLAYIGGKEFLKGSRDSVDDVQPDPESKSDSNHAVIIDLMDKKATIPPSSTIKPIIAYYTMLAGNATLQSMFQDKPLEYKYVEREEKKIWLPRNWYPYDGKGQNNNRYLGRNYSLLEAQVLSVNTIFARLYTKPTIRSAMLSGFDRINLEYDHENAKYWPFGIGADEVPVQQWLGVYNAFYDGYYRHPSFVKRIRVNNEVIFDADSEERKNEILLFDSKKERENEMQALYEVCNRGSGASMKSQFKYHKNLVSGKTGTAPNGRTSLFVSHFNPYLNRAKHADQNISMIVIVTTNTGGYKSVGDSTQGPTQIAGKIYDYLFNSELQKMMDTQVDRAKRDNAHFRNNHIYWANVNTYMDTLLNKKCGNEPIYNFIEGVDSYQEALEQILNPNIQIYTGKNDMFDKLVEYYCDEKKLIRMNSLGQ, from the coding sequence ATGTCAGAACATAACGACCATAAATCACCTGAACAGCCAGATAATGACCTTAAGAAACAGGCCATAAAGTATAAAGCTTTTCAACATACATTTACCTCTGCTGAAATTGACAAAGGTATCAGTGAGAAAGTCGTACTCAAAAAGCTCAAGGAAAGCCAACACCTGGAATCAAGTTATGAGAACTACCTCAAGAACATAGAAAACAACCCATTAAAAACCGCTATGTTCCCCTGGGACAGTCCTGCTCGGCAGTTTTTATACCTATTTTCCTCGAGACTACCTTCGATTCTGCGCTGGAGTTTTATATGTTTGCTGCTCTTATTTTTTATAAATTTCATCCCTGGACCCACCCAGCATATTGCCGAATTTATTTTTGCCAGGGCTTTCTACGACACTGCCGGAATACCACGCCTGCCGGAAAGTCTTGAAACATACGCACACTCAGCCGAAATAGTTGACGACAACGGGTCAACTATTAAATCGTATGGTAAGCGCAAAGTAACTCAAAGCATACCACCCAATGTAAAAATGGCGCTTCTGGCCTGTGAAGACCATTACCTGCTTCCTCACCCTCAAAATCCCTGGTACATCAACTCCTTTTTTATTCACGCTGGTGTGAGCTGGATCAATCTGTTCGGAGCAGTAAAAGATACCCTCATGGGTGATAAACGTGGCGCCAGCACAATCATTATGCAAAATGCAAAAAAAATACTCGGCAACGAAAATCGTACTATCTCCAATAAACTTGAAGAGATAATTTTCTCGTACATTCTGGTCGCAAAATTCGGCAAGGAGCTGAACCTTGACTTTTATATTAACACCGTTCCAGTTGGCAGTAATATGTATGGGTTTAATTCGGCTGCCGAAAACTATTTCAAAAAAGATCTCGCAGAACTTAACTACCAGCAGCTGGTTACCATTGGCTCTTTTATTCCAAACCACAATCGTCAATTAGCGCTTTATGATATCTGGAAAGGGAAAAGCTTTGCAGATCTTAGCCCAACTCGACTTTTTCATGCAAAAAGTGCAATTGGCAAGATTAATATGGCCCTCAATTACCTTCTTTCATTAAAGGAAATTTCTGCCGAACAACATACATCCTGGCTGATCAGTGATGAAGAGTCCATTCGGCGCATCGGCTTTCGTGATTTCAGATCACCTCTTTATGGTGAAGAAGAGTGGACTTCATGGAATGTAATTCGAGAAGTGACATCAAGGAGTTATATGGTCAGAGGCAGAGAGATCAGCGGTACAAAACTTATACTGGATGAAAAAGGTGACGTCGTTATCGAAACAGGGGTCAACATTGACCTGGTAGAAAAAATTAAAGATATAATCAACCAGTTTATTGAAGACAAAACATTTCGCCAGGCCTTAGAAAGGAAAAACGAAACCCTCTGGAAAAAGGATCTTGAGCTTTACGAACAAAAACGAATTTTACCCCCATACAACAGCTTTGAAGAGTTTATGACATACCTCTATAAGAATCTCAACATTGGCGTTATCATTACTAACCAGAAAGGTCGATTCCTTGCCTATATTGGCGGCAAGGAGTTCTTGAAAGGTTCCCGTGATTCGGTTGATGATGTTCAGCCAGATCCAGAATCCAAATCAGACTCTAATCATGCGGTTATTATCGACCTGATGGATAAAAAAGCAACAATTCCCCCTTCCTCGACTATCAAACCGATTATCGCCTACTATACAATGCTGGCAGGCAACGCGACCCTGCAAAGTATGTTTCAAGACAAACCTCTTGAGTACAAGTATGTCGAAAGGGAAGAGAAAAAGATATGGCTACCCCGAAACTGGTACCCATATGATGGCAAGGGACAAAACAACAACCGTTATTTAGGCAGGAATTACTCTCTCCTTGAGGCCCAGGTACTTTCCGTTAACACTATATTTGCTCGCTTATACACGAAACCAACAATTCGCAGTGCCATGCTTTCCGGTTTCGATCGTATCAATCTTGAGTATGACCACGAAAATGCAAAATACTGGCCGTTCGGCATTGGGGCAGATGAAGTACCGGTTCAGCAATGGCTTGGTGTCTACAACGCTTTTTACGATGGCTATTACCGCCACCCCTCCTTTGTAAAGCGGATCAGGGTTAATAATGAAGTTATCTTTGACGCTGACAGCGAGGAGAGAAAGAATGAGATCCTCCTCTTTGACTCAAAAAAAGAACGTGAAAACGAGATGCAGGCTTTGTATGAAGTCTGTAATCGTGGTTCCGGTGCCAGCATGAAAAGTCAGTTCAAATACCATAAAAACCTTGTTTCTGGTAAAACCGGAACAGCCCCAAATGGCAGAACTTCCTTATTTGTAAGTCATTTCAATCCCTACCTTAACCGTGCTAAGCACGCCGACCAGAATATTTCAATGATTGTAATCGTGACAACCAATACCGGGGGCTATAAAAGCGTTGGCGATTCGACCCAGGGTCCAACCCAGATTGCAGGCAAGATTTATGACTACCTATTTAACAGCGAGCTTCAAAAAATGATGGATACTCAAGTTGACAGGGCCAAACGGGACAACGCTCACTTCAGAAATAATCATATTTATTGGGCCAACGTTAACACCTATATGGACACCCTGCTCAATAAAAAATGTGGGAATGAACCTATTTATAATTTTATCGAGGGCGTTGACAGTTACCAGGAGGCCTTAGAACAGATTTTAAATCCCAACATTCAGATTTACACAGGTAAAAATGATATGTTTGACAAGCTTGTCGAATATTATTGTGATGAGAAAAAACTGATTCGAATGAACTCATTAGGCCAATAA
- a CDS encoding YaiI/YqxD family protein has product MKIWVDADACPAVIKDILCKAAERTGVQLTLVANHFMRVPQSRVVGFLKVTAGLDVADNEIVKRVAINDLVVTSDIPLAAKVVDQGAIALNPRGELYTAENVRDRLSMRDFMDSLRGSGIDTGGPSALSQNDRKQFAGQLDKILTKYLSQKGDGSAEL; this is encoded by the coding sequence ATGAAAATATGGGTAGACGCTGATGCATGCCCGGCCGTGATTAAAGATATATTATGTAAAGCGGCAGAGCGCACTGGTGTGCAACTAACTCTTGTTGCCAATCATTTTATGCGCGTTCCGCAGTCACGTGTTGTTGGTTTTCTCAAAGTGACTGCCGGTCTTGATGTGGCCGATAATGAAATTGTGAAAAGAGTTGCGATCAACGACCTTGTTGTTACCAGCGATATTCCCTTGGCTGCCAAAGTAGTCGATCAGGGCGCGATTGCTCTTAATCCACGAGGTGAACTCTATACAGCTGAAAATGTGAGAGATAGGCTGAGTATGCGGGATTTTATGGATAGTTTGCGCGGCAGTGGAATTGATACTGGCGGGCCATCTGCCCTCAGCCAAAACGATCGAAAACAATTTGCCGGCCAGCTTGACAAAATACTGACAAAATATCTCAGCCAGAAAGGTGATGGCTCAGCCGAGCTATGA
- a CDS encoding transposase encodes MSRPLRIEYPGAWYHLMNRGRRAEAIFEDDADRKSFIKVLQETVDSWNIRISAYCLMSNHYHILAQTPDGNLARCMRHINGIYTQRYNRRHKKEGQLFRGRYKTVLVEADNHLLDVLRYIHRNPISAGIVENLNDYPWSSHHGYVSPAKNWQWLNKAYLLSMLNDKKSRRKAAYIDFVCNGDSEEIKRFYSLKNLPSILGDDSFKEFIKEKFSHLGFRVEVPESKILAPTANAVIAAVCKYYKTNQDNLFASRRGSENLPRNIGIYLVRRHCRETLPCVGRYFGINNYSTVSTAVERIKTKLSGDKKLQKSILEIENILHKSQERT; translated from the coding sequence ATGTCGAGACCGTTACGCATAGAATATCCTGGAGCCTGGTATCATTTAATGAATCGGGGCCGGAGGGCTGAAGCAATATTTGAGGACGATGCAGATCGCAAATCATTCATCAAAGTTCTTCAAGAAACGGTTGATAGTTGGAACATTAGAATATCGGCTTACTGTCTGATGTCAAACCATTACCATATTTTGGCTCAAACGCCGGACGGAAACTTAGCCCGCTGTATGCGCCATATCAACGGGATATACACTCAGCGGTACAATCGGCGGCATAAGAAGGAAGGACAGTTGTTCCGGGGGCGTTATAAGACAGTGCTTGTGGAGGCAGACAACCACCTCTTGGATGTTCTGAGATATATTCATAGGAATCCCATTTCGGCAGGTATAGTGGAAAATCTCAATGACTACCCTTGGAGCAGCCATCATGGTTACGTGTCACCGGCGAAAAATTGGCAATGGCTGAACAAAGCCTATTTGCTTTCAATGCTTAATGATAAAAAAAGCAGGCGGAAGGCCGCATATATCGATTTTGTATGCAATGGTGACTCTGAAGAGATCAAGCGTTTTTATTCTTTAAAGAACCTGCCGTCGATTCTAGGCGACGATTCGTTCAAAGAATTCATTAAGGAGAAATTCTCTCACTTGGGCTTCCGGGTCGAAGTTCCAGAGTCGAAGATTCTAGCGCCAACGGCAAACGCGGTAATTGCAGCGGTGTGTAAATACTACAAGACAAATCAGGACAATCTTTTTGCTTCAAGACGGGGGAGTGAGAACCTTCCCCGGAATATTGGGATTTACCTGGTTCGTCGTCATTGTCGGGAAACGCTCCCGTGTGTTGGTCGATATTTCGGCATCAACAATTACAGTACGGTAAGTACTGCTGTCGAGCGGATTAAAACCAAGCTGAGTGGGGATAAGAAATTACAAAAATCTATATTGGAAATAGAGAATATACTACATAAGAGCCAAGAGCGGACTTGA
- a CDS encoding zinc ribbon domain-containing protein, translating into MPIYEYHCNTCEVNFEKIVSSSTATEPINCEKCSSQNVVKKISVGNYRLSSSTATTIPSGALSGCSSSSGFS; encoded by the coding sequence ATGCCTATATACGAATATCACTGCAATACGTGTGAAGTTAATTTTGAGAAGATCGTTTCATCATCAACTGCAACTGAGCCAATCAACTGCGAAAAGTGCTCGAGTCAAAATGTAGTTAAAAAAATTTCCGTTGGTAATTATCGTCTTTCATCATCAACGGCAACCACCATCCCGTCTGGTGCCCTCTCCGGCTGTTCATCCTCATCGGGATTTTCCTGA
- the vanZ gene encoding VanZ family protein, producing the protein MTSGVRYLPALGVMVTIFIASHIPGDKLHPPSLLGYDKFWHALEYAVLALTLLYAGKKKPSSRQNIFILFFCVAYGISDEIHQLFIPLRDASILDVWADSVGALLAICGWNFYHRRRRCP; encoded by the coding sequence ATGACATCAGGAGTTCGCTACCTACCTGCGCTTGGTGTCATGGTCACCATATTTATCGCCTCTCACATACCTGGCGATAAACTCCATCCCCCTAGTCTCCTTGGATACGATAAATTTTGGCATGCCCTTGAATATGCTGTTCTTGCACTAACACTACTCTATGCAGGCAAAAAAAAACCGTCATCACGACAGAACATATTTATTTTGTTTTTTTGCGTCGCCTATGGCATTTCAGATGAGATCCATCAGCTGTTCATTCCATTACGCGATGCCAGCATTCTGGATGTCTGGGCTGACAGTGTAGGGGCTTTACTGGCCATTTGTGGATGGAATTTCTACCATCGGCGGAGGCGCTGTCCTTGA